In Candidatus Saccharibacteria bacterium oral taxon 488, a single window of DNA contains:
- the greA gene encoding transcription elongation factor GreA yields the protein MNKVYQITESGQRELERELDELKSRRGEIADKIAAARDFGDLSENAEYDAAREAQGLLETRITEIETILQNASIIQAGNSSTVVLGSTVELEANGKTVVYTVVGPVEADPLEGKVSNESPIGQALMGKAVGDTVTISTPKGELAYAVVALR from the coding sequence ATGAATAAGGTATATCAGATTACCGAGAGTGGCCAGCGTGAGCTAGAACGAGAGCTGGATGAGCTGAAGAGTCGGCGCGGCGAGATCGCTGATAAAATCGCGGCGGCACGGGATTTTGGCGATTTGAGTGAGAATGCAGAGTACGATGCGGCGCGTGAGGCCCAAGGGTTGTTAGAAACGCGCATTACCGAGATCGAAACAATTTTGCAGAATGCGAGTATCATTCAGGCTGGCAATAGTTCAACGGTGGTGCTAGGTAGTACAGTGGAACTGGAGGCCAATGGCAAGACAGTGGTTTATACCGTCGTTGGGCCGGTCGAGGCGGACCCGCTAGAAGGGAAGGTCTCGAATGAGTCGCCGATCGGCCAGGCGTTGATGGGTAAGGCGGTTGGTGATACAGTAACGATCAGCACGCCAAAAGGCGAGTTGGCGTATGCGGTGGTGGCGCTGCGGTAG
- a CDS encoding PadR family transcriptional regulator produces MDVSAYAESLAIQLRKGFLVYCVLLVCAKQPQYTGDIVKQLSESELMVVEGTIYPLLSRLQKYGYLQHEWQESEQGPPRKYYSLTDNGKQLVDELKDRIKLLNNSLKNLEKGAK; encoded by the coding sequence ATGGACGTTAGTGCTTATGCTGAGAGTCTGGCGATTCAGCTGCGCAAAGGTTTTTTGGTCTACTGTGTGCTGCTGGTTTGTGCCAAGCAACCGCAATATACCGGCGACATTGTGAAGCAATTGAGCGAGTCGGAGCTGATGGTAGTGGAAGGAACGATTTATCCGCTGCTCAGCCGCTTGCAAAAATACGGCTATTTGCAGCACGAATGGCAGGAAAGCGAGCAAGGTCCGCCGCGCAAATATTATTCGCTGACTGACAATGGCAAGCAATTGGTGGATGAATTGAAAGATCGGATAAAACTGTTAAATAATTCGCTGAAAAATCTCGAGAAAGGAGCAAAGTGA
- a CDS encoding prolyl-tRNA synthetase: MRMSQLFTKTAKTAPADEVSKNAQLLIRAGFVYKVMAGVYAYTPLGLRVLENIKQIVREEMNAIGGQELIMTNLQRRETWEATGRWSDEVVDVWFKTRLQDDTELGLAWSHEEAIMEMMQQYVKSYKDLPVSVYQFQTKLRNELRSKSGIMRGREFVMKDMYSLHATQQDMDQYYERVIEAYKRCYARFGIGDSTFVTFAGGGAFTKFSHEFQTICEAGEDTLYVNADQTVAVNEEVLDDATKELGISRDDLLPVVSAEVGNIFKFGTEKAEQMGIMYTGEDGKQHPIYLASYGIGITRVMGVIAEKMSDDKGLVWPENIAPFKVHVVAIGDKGQELASTLYTELAEKGMEVLLDDRAERPGVKFADAELMGLPWRITIGERAIDSDGLFELTERATGETKKLDYQQLLRFCLERG; the protein is encoded by the coding sequence ATGCGAATGAGTCAACTATTTACCAAGACAGCCAAGACCGCACCGGCGGACGAAGTGTCGAAAAATGCCCAGCTTCTCATTCGGGCGGGATTCGTGTATAAGGTGATGGCGGGCGTGTATGCGTACACGCCACTAGGGCTGCGTGTGCTGGAAAACATCAAACAAATTGTCCGTGAGGAGATGAATGCGATTGGTGGCCAAGAGTTGATCATGACGAATTTGCAGCGCCGCGAGACCTGGGAGGCAACTGGTCGCTGGAGTGATGAGGTGGTCGATGTGTGGTTCAAAACTCGCTTGCAAGACGATACTGAGCTGGGGTTGGCATGGAGTCACGAAGAAGCGATTATGGAAATGATGCAGCAATATGTCAAAAGCTATAAGGACCTACCGGTCAGCGTGTATCAGTTTCAGACCAAGTTGCGCAATGAACTCCGATCAAAGAGCGGTATTATGCGTGGCCGTGAATTTGTCATGAAGGATATGTACAGCCTGCACGCCACACAGCAGGACATGGATCAGTATTATGAGCGGGTTATCGAGGCGTATAAGCGCTGCTATGCGCGGTTTGGCATTGGTGATAGTACATTTGTGACATTTGCTGGCGGTGGGGCGTTTACTAAGTTTAGTCACGAGTTTCAGACGATATGTGAAGCGGGTGAGGATACACTGTACGTCAATGCTGACCAGACGGTGGCTGTCAACGAAGAGGTGTTGGATGATGCTACCAAGGAATTGGGTATCAGTAGAGATGATCTGCTGCCAGTTGTCAGTGCGGAGGTGGGCAATATCTTTAAATTTGGTACCGAAAAAGCTGAGCAGATGGGTATCATGTACACCGGTGAAGATGGCAAGCAGCATCCGATTTACCTTGCAAGCTACGGCATTGGTATCACGCGGGTGATGGGTGTGATTGCCGAAAAAATGTCGGATGATAAGGGGTTGGTCTGGCCGGAGAATATCGCACCGTTCAAGGTTCATGTGGTGGCGATTGGTGATAAGGGTCAGGAGCTAGCGAGTACATTATATACCGAGCTGGCGGAAAAGGGCATGGAGGTGCTACTGGACGATCGGGCTGAGCGACCGGGCGTCAAGTTTGCTGATGCAGAGTTGATGGGGTTGCCGTGGCGGATTACGATTGGCGAGCGAGCGATTGATAGCGATGGATTGTTCGAGTTAACTGAACGGGCGACTGGCGAGACAAAGAAGCTGGATTATCAGCAGCTGCTTAGGTTTTGTTTGGAGCGCGGGTGA
- a CDS encoding ABC transporter permease, with protein sequence MRRIDIIKRAGRNLRQSKGRTILTSLAISVGAFTIGLALMAGEGGRLYTNSIVDAAGDKKVIMVNKKIEADKKDKLPEYGNSAEEADKNKVSAARSKYLLNDKDLEKIRRTPHVKTVTPAYSTDGVAYAKSSASDKKFALTVGVKMDRTRAELAAGILEDFMPKPGEIIIPDDYVKQLGFKDAQSAIGQTITLGVRSAARGGNVAKEVSFKIAAVDKKSDTILFYEPMLRISTADAKAIYEFSHNKSQPHQYSTAIALVDDEKNVDVAKDEINKDYSAYSIQDIRKTLLTMVNVAQAALASFGGLALLASVFGIINTMYISVLERTSQIGLMKALGMRGRDIGKLFRYEAAWVGLLGGLIGVGLASLVTLLNPVITSALKLGAGTNLLVINPLHIGLLVVGLVVMAVISGWLPSRKATKLDPIEALRTE encoded by the coding sequence ATGAGGAGAATCGACATCATTAAGCGGGCGGGGCGGAATCTTCGCCAGTCAAAAGGCCGGACGATTTTGACGTCATTGGCGATTTCTGTTGGGGCGTTTACGATTGGCTTGGCACTGATGGCTGGTGAGGGTGGTCGACTGTACACCAATAGTATCGTTGACGCAGCTGGCGATAAAAAAGTAATTATGGTCAATAAAAAGATTGAAGCAGATAAGAAAGATAAATTACCAGAATACGGCAATTCGGCAGAAGAAGCTGACAAAAATAAAGTATCGGCGGCGCGCAGCAAATATTTGCTTAACGACAAGGATTTGGAAAAGATCCGACGAACACCGCATGTAAAAACGGTAACGCCGGCGTATTCGACTGATGGCGTGGCGTATGCTAAGAGTTCAGCAAGTGATAAAAAATTTGCACTGACGGTGGGTGTTAAAATGGATAGGACTCGGGCGGAATTGGCAGCAGGAATCCTGGAGGATTTTATGCCAAAACCGGGCGAGATTATCATCCCGGATGATTATGTGAAGCAGTTAGGCTTTAAGGATGCGCAGTCGGCGATTGGACAGACAATAACCTTGGGTGTGCGTAGCGCAGCGCGGGGTGGTAATGTTGCTAAAGAGGTATCATTCAAGATCGCGGCGGTGGACAAAAAATCAGACACCATTTTGTTTTATGAACCAATGCTGAGAATTTCGACGGCTGATGCTAAAGCTATTTACGAATTCAGCCATAATAAGAGCCAGCCACATCAGTATTCAACGGCGATTGCTTTGGTGGATGACGAGAAGAATGTTGATGTTGCCAAAGACGAAATCAATAAAGATTACAGTGCGTATTCGATTCAGGATATTCGAAAAACGTTGCTGACAATGGTCAATGTGGCTCAAGCGGCACTGGCGTCATTTGGTGGATTAGCATTGCTGGCCAGTGTATTCGGGATTATTAACACTATGTATATTTCGGTGTTGGAGCGTACCAGTCAAATTGGTCTAATGAAGGCGCTCGGGATGCGCGGCCGCGATATTGGTAAATTATTCCGCTATGAAGCAGCGTGGGTTGGTTTGCTGGGCGGACTGATTGGCGTTGGCTTGGCAAGTTTGGTGACGTTGCTGAATCCAGTGATTACTAGTGCGCTGAAGTTGGGCGCGGGCACGAATTTGCTGGTGATTAATCCGCTACACATTGGTTTGCTGGTGGTTGGTCTGGTGGTGATGGCGGTTATTTCCGGCTGGCTGCCAAGCCGCAAAGCAACAAAATTGGACCCAATTGAGGCATTAAGGACGGAATAG
- a CDS encoding DUF2207 domain-containing protein, which produces MKRFFFGIVAVMALLVGFGSTAQATNNFTISNYSVDMELGRDSEQRSTLRTKLTITADFPPRQNHGIAPVFVKKYNGHPTHFTLESVTDERGTPLEHKWHNDELRIGNKDTYVKGKKIYVITYTQRDVTKLYHDTGKQEFYWDAIGTAWQVPIQSASVTLKLSPELVAAKRTNLQCYQGRFGSNQRCEVREQGDTLTATARALPKMAGVTVAVGFAPGTFAAYQMSFMEQLIDWWAKLQLVLLAVALILAGVIIVAYYRSIGRRKELEPIPPEYLPPRGTSVTTSAKLVQPFHMVKGSVMAAQMIDLAVRHYIQVIEVKPRTTWRTAEYEVKVIQAPGKLLAEEQEMLRNIFGSSPKVGKRLNLKTLRNNAPYAARVRYSAKQMKGRLTNDYGLQAREPQHTQRFRRYAIIISIFTVLLLSPVLLVLAGMVFCLSFGKVLTDKGLALRRHLAGLKRYIGVAEVERLQMLQSPEGAEKVKIDAADEKQLVKLYERVLPYAVLFGQEKEWSAQLGKYYEQVGEQPDWYSGQGAFNAAAFATGMNGLSSVASSASDYSSTSGGSTGGGFAGGGGGGGGGGGW; this is translated from the coding sequence ATGAAGCGGTTTTTCTTTGGGATAGTTGCGGTGATGGCGCTGTTGGTTGGATTTGGGTCAACGGCACAGGCGACAAATAATTTTACGATTAGTAATTATAGTGTCGATATGGAGCTGGGGCGCGATAGTGAACAGCGTTCGACACTGCGCACCAAACTGACCATTACTGCAGATTTTCCGCCGCGGCAGAACCATGGCATCGCGCCAGTGTTTGTCAAGAAGTATAATGGACATCCGACTCACTTTACGCTGGAGTCAGTAACGGATGAGCGAGGTACGCCGCTAGAGCATAAGTGGCATAATGATGAGCTGAGAATTGGCAATAAAGACACCTATGTTAAGGGTAAAAAGATCTACGTCATTACCTATACGCAGCGGGACGTGACGAAATTATATCACGATACGGGTAAACAGGAGTTTTATTGGGATGCGATTGGCACTGCTTGGCAGGTGCCAATTCAGTCAGCATCGGTGACGCTCAAGCTAAGTCCCGAGCTGGTGGCTGCTAAACGAACGAACCTCCAGTGTTATCAGGGTCGGTTTGGTAGTAATCAGCGCTGCGAGGTACGTGAACAGGGCGATACGTTGACGGCGACGGCCCGCGCACTGCCAAAGATGGCTGGCGTGACGGTCGCGGTCGGATTTGCGCCGGGGACGTTTGCCGCGTACCAGATGTCATTCATGGAACAGCTGATTGATTGGTGGGCGAAATTGCAATTGGTGTTGCTGGCGGTGGCGCTGATATTGGCGGGGGTGATCATCGTGGCTTATTATCGGTCGATTGGTCGCCGTAAAGAACTGGAGCCAATTCCGCCGGAGTATTTGCCACCGCGAGGTACGAGTGTGACGACATCGGCCAAGCTGGTGCAGCCGTTTCATATGGTCAAGGGGTCGGTGATGGCGGCACAAATGATAGATCTGGCGGTGCGGCATTATATTCAGGTTATCGAGGTGAAGCCGCGTACGACATGGCGAACAGCTGAGTACGAAGTGAAAGTGATACAAGCTCCGGGTAAACTCCTGGCCGAGGAGCAAGAAATGCTGAGGAATATATTTGGCTCCTCGCCGAAAGTTGGTAAGCGGTTAAATCTAAAAACACTGCGTAACAATGCGCCATATGCGGCGCGAGTACGCTACAGCGCAAAGCAAATGAAGGGGCGGCTTACTAACGACTATGGTTTGCAAGCGCGCGAGCCGCAACACACCCAACGATTTCGACGGTATGCGATAATTATCAGTATTTTTACGGTGCTATTGCTGTCGCCGGTGCTCTTGGTGCTGGCGGGGATGGTGTTTTGCCTGTCGTTTGGTAAGGTACTGACCGACAAGGGCCTGGCGCTCAGGCGGCATCTGGCGGGCCTGAAGAGGTACATTGGCGTGGCTGAGGTCGAGCGTTTGCAGATGCTTCAGAGTCCTGAGGGTGCGGAAAAAGTGAAGATTGATGCGGCTGATGAGAAACAGTTGGTGAAGTTGTACGAGCGGGTACTGCCGTATGCGGTGTTGTTTGGGCAGGAAAAAGAGTGGAGTGCACAGCTGGGTAAGTACTATGAGCAGGTTGGCGAGCAGCCGGATTGGTACAGCGGCCAGGGTGCGTTTAATGCGGCGGCGTTTGCGACTGGGATGAACGGTCTGTCAAGTGTAGCTAGTAGCGCCAGTGATTATTCGTCGACCTCTGGCGGCTCAACTGGCGGCGGCTTTGCTGGCGGCGGCGGTGGTGGCGGCGGAGGCGGCGGCTGGTAA
- a CDS encoding ABC transporter ATP-binding protein, with protein MIELKNVTKVYGKKKNQFTALKNISLTIPTGASVAILGKSGSGKSTLMHAISGLDKPQKGQVIIDGQDILQLKSKHVDEFRAKKIGFIFQSFFVQGNESVIDNVSLPLEIARLPRKKRAHKINAALKAVDLHDKRKNRAKDLSGGQKQRLAIARAIVGDPQIIFADEPTGNLDSETGARVEELLFDYNKQKGVTLIVVTHDADLAKKCDHQIIIKDGRIEKSTVPGGIRHGR; from the coding sequence ATGATTGAACTGAAAAATGTGACAAAAGTTTATGGCAAAAAGAAAAACCAATTTACGGCGCTGAAAAATATCAGCTTGACCATTCCGACAGGAGCCAGCGTGGCGATACTCGGAAAATCTGGTTCGGGTAAATCGACGCTAATGCATGCTATTTCAGGCTTGGATAAGCCGCAGAAAGGTCAAGTGATTATTGATGGACAAGATATTTTGCAGCTGAAGTCAAAGCATGTCGATGAATTCCGTGCTAAAAAAATTGGCTTTATTTTCCAAAGTTTCTTCGTCCAGGGCAATGAGAGTGTGATTGACAATGTCAGTTTGCCACTGGAAATTGCGCGGCTGCCGCGGAAAAAACGGGCGCATAAAATCAACGCGGCGCTTAAGGCGGTAGATTTGCATGATAAGCGAAAAAACCGCGCCAAAGACCTGTCGGGTGGTCAGAAGCAGCGTTTGGCGATTGCTCGGGCGATCGTCGGTGATCCGCAAATTATCTTTGCCGACGAACCGACGGGTAACTTGGATAGTGAAACAGGCGCGAGAGTGGAAGAATTGTTGTTTGATTATAATAAGCAAAAGGGCGTAACCTTGATCGTGGTGACACACGACGCTGATTTGGCGAAAAAATGCGATCATCAAATCATCATCAAAGACGGTCGGATTGAAAAATCAACCGTGCCAGGAGGGATAAGGCATGGACGTTAG
- a CDS encoding DUF21 domain-containing protein — translation MSDALLLMMAAVLLVLSGSFSGLNIGLMMARPDDLRRKARQGDVIAARVYRYRKDGYYLIFCILLGNMTNGVIGGLIATLLITMFGEILPQAIFTQRGYRFVRHFFWLLDVIYVLFWPLARPMSKLLNRWLGKETPQLYSHQELEQIIHEHAARSDSPVDYDESRIAAGALQFSKKTAGDLVTPMDEVFTVDLGDELDATLLAQIKHAGHSRIPVRADGRLAGILYVKDVVGRELPLPISQLYRDKIHDIDARSRLDTVLSRFIQTRSHLFVVMDDENELGIITLEDVIEEILDQEIEDEYDEK, via the coding sequence GTGTCTGATGCTTTATTATTAATGATGGCGGCAGTGTTGTTGGTGCTGTCGGGGTCGTTTTCGGGCTTGAATATTGGGCTGATGATGGCGCGGCCCGATGATTTGCGACGCAAGGCCAGGCAGGGTGATGTGATCGCTGCCCGGGTATACCGCTACCGCAAGGATGGCTATTATCTGATCTTTTGTATTTTGCTGGGTAATATGACAAACGGCGTGATCGGCGGGTTGATTGCCACATTATTGATCACGATGTTTGGTGAGATTTTACCGCAGGCGATTTTTACTCAGCGCGGCTATCGTTTTGTACGGCATTTCTTTTGGCTACTGGATGTGATTTATGTGCTATTTTGGCCGCTGGCTCGGCCGATGTCGAAGCTACTGAACCGCTGGCTAGGCAAGGAAACGCCGCAGCTGTATTCACATCAGGAGTTGGAACAGATTATTCATGAGCATGCCGCGCGGTCGGATAGCCCAGTCGATTACGATGAAAGCCGGATCGCGGCGGGTGCGCTACAATTTAGTAAAAAGACAGCTGGCGATTTGGTGACGCCGATGGATGAGGTATTTACCGTGGATTTGGGTGATGAGCTGGACGCAACGCTGCTGGCCCAGATCAAACACGCTGGACATTCGCGGATCCCAGTGCGGGCTGATGGGCGGCTGGCGGGGATTTTATATGTCAAAGATGTGGTGGGGCGCGAGCTACCGCTACCGATTAGTCAACTGTACCGTGATAAGATCCATGACATCGACGCGCGGTCGCGGCTGGACACGGTGCTCAGTCGATTTATCCAAACGCGCAGTCATTTGTTCGTGGTGATGGATGACGAGAATGAGCTGGGTATCATCACGCTAGAGGATGTGATTGAAGAGATTTTGGACCAGGAAATTGAGGACGAATATGACGAGAAATAG